The DNA segment GAACTGCGTCCGGTACGGGTAGTGCTGGACGCAGTCGAGCTGGCGCCGGCAGAGTTTTCAGTCAGATCCACATCGGAAGCACCTAACGTGCTATTTGTGGGGTTCACTCCTGAGCTGGCACCGGGCCCGCACCATCTGCAGGTGACCGCGTATGATGTGCACGGAAACAAGGGGATAGCTGAGGTGTCGTTCGTAGTGAGCGAGCATTTCACCCTGCGCAGCATAGCGAATCACCCAAATCCTTTTGCATCCGAGACGGTGATCGCATTCACCCTCACTGCCGAGGCCGATGAGCTTCAACTGCGCATCTATAGCACCTCTGGGCGTATGGTGCGGGACCTGAGCAATCAGGTAGAATCGGTGGTGGGCTACACTGAGGTGGTGTGGGATGGCCGGGATGAGGAGGGCGACGAAGTGGCCAACGGCGTCTATTTCCTGAAGCTGGTGGCAAAGAAGGGTCAGGCGCGCATAGAGACCATCGAGAAGATAGCGAGACTGCGATAGTAGCACAGTGCGGAGAACGAGCGAAATGACAATCAGTCGTGGCCTACGGTGGGGAGTGACAATTCTGATCGGATGGTTGGCGCTAGTGCACCAGCCGGCGCAGGCTGGGACATACGCCGCGGAGTTCCTGCGAATCGGCGTGGGAGCACGTGCCATAGCCATGGGCGGCGCATTTACCGCTCTGGCCAACGATGGTACTGCCTTCTATTGGAACCCAGCCGGTTTGACGTGTGTGCATCGGGCCGAGCTGACCTTCGAGCACGCACCTCTCTTCGGGGGCATGGCGCACTATAATGTGGCAAGCCTCGCGGTGAGACTCATACCAGCATTAACCGTTGGCGTGGGCTGGATAAGGTTGGGGGTGGAGGACATTCCGCGCTACGGCCCGCTCCAGGAGACGCGATGGGATAGATTCACCAATCCAGCGCTTCGCTCCACGGGCGAGCCAGAAGGGTACTTCCAAGACTCGGAAAACGCCCTCTTGCTTTCCTTTGCCAGGCGCATGGACTTCGAGGTTAGTTTGGGGGTTGGACTGGCGCGAGTGTGGATTCCAGCCGAGCTTAGTTTAGGGGCCAACTTCAAATACCTGGAGCAGAGACTGGACACCTTTGCCGGTCGCGGCGAGGGTCTGGATGCCGGCCTCCTCCTACGCCTCATGAGCGAGTCGATGAGCGATAGCGAGCCACAGAGGACGGTAAGCGTTGGCCTGAGCGTGCACGACCTCTCGCGGACTTCTATGAGGTGGAACACTCCTTCAGGTGCAGTTGATCGTGCGGGGGCGGTGGTGCGCTCCGGTGTGGCC comes from the candidate division KSB1 bacterium genome and includes:
- a CDS encoding UPF0164 family protein, with amino-acid sequence MTISRGLRWGVTILIGWLALVHQPAQAGTYAAEFLRIGVGARAIAMGGAFTALANDGTAFYWNPAGLTCVHRAELTFEHAPLFGGMAHYNVASLAVRLIPALTVGVGWIRLGVEDIPRYGPLQETRWDRFTNPALRSTGEPEGYFQDSENALLLSFARRMDFEVSLGVGLARVWIPAELSLGANFKYLEQRLDTFAGRGEGLDAGLLLRLMSESMSDSEPQRTVSVGLSVHDLSRTSMRWNTPSGAVDRAGAVVRSGVAICQTVPFIRSQVTLALDREWLSARAMYFGGELRVRRAVALRAGSNDGQLAVGTGLRLGRVQVDYAFVSYQLRGTHRVSAAFRF